In Nitrospinota bacterium, one genomic interval encodes:
- a CDS encoding class I SAM-dependent methyltransferase, protein MKSLRTEVEQQVGKNIESIFLNCSDSVEIKLENFTKYVRRQHLKRFLALYEVFKLVLPVKGSVIECGVWRGFSLMAWAKLSTMLEPENLTRRIYGFDTFEGFPSVHDIDQSAFKTNERGELSSHSYDELFQLIKEYDADRFLGHIGKVELIRGDMAKTIPEFIERHQHLMVSLLFIDCDLYEPTRTALEHFLPRMPKGAIVAFDDLDNPIWPGETLAILETVGLNKLKLQRLEWDPYIAYAVIE, encoded by the coding sequence ATGAAATCTCTTAGGACCGAAGTCGAGCAACAAGTCGGGAAGAATATTGAGAGCATTTTTCTCAACTGTTCCGACAGCGTGGAAATCAAACTGGAGAATTTCACGAAATACGTGCGGAGACAGCATCTGAAGCGATTTTTAGCGCTTTATGAGGTATTCAAGCTCGTTTTACCCGTGAAAGGGTCTGTTATCGAGTGCGGGGTTTGGCGTGGCTTTAGTTTGATGGCCTGGGCCAAGCTCAGCACGATGCTGGAACCTGAAAACCTAACGCGGCGTATATACGGTTTCGACACGTTTGAGGGCTTCCCCTCCGTTCATGATATAGATCAGAGCGCGTTTAAAACAAATGAGAGAGGGGAGCTCAGCTCCCATTCCTATGATGAGCTTTTTCAGCTAATTAAAGAGTATGATGCAGACCGGTTTCTGGGCCACATTGGGAAGGTCGAGTTGATCAGGGGAGATATGGCTAAGACCATCCCTGAGTTTATCGAGAGGCATCAACACCTCATGGTCAGCTTGCTCTTTATTGACTGCGACCTCTACGAACCCACCAGGACGGCCCTCGAGCACTTCCTTCCAAGAATGCCCAAGGGCGCGATCGTTGCCTTCGATGATCTAGATAATCCCATTTGGCCAGGAGAGACACTGGCAATCTTAGAAACGGTGGGCCTCAACAAGCTTAAACTTCAAAGGCTTGAATGGGATCCGTACATAGCTTACGCCGTTATTGAATAG
- a CDS encoding transketolase, whose protein sequence is MGPENTSLESDVDYYRSLAKRVRQHVLRMTHRAKSAHVGTSFSMVELLAVLYGGVLRVDPVHPTWDERDRFILSKGHGCAGLYAVLAECGFIPLAWLDDFCKDGARLAGHVTHTGVPGVEVSTGSLGHGLSIACGIALAGKRDERQYRVFTLLSDGECDEGSTWEAVLFAPHHRLDNLVVIVDYNKIQSLGTVKEVLDLDPFGAKWEAFGWAVQEIDGHDFEQIEGALEAVPFEPGRPSCIIAHTVKGKGVSFMENELLWHYRSPDDEELARALAEVGGQE, encoded by the coding sequence ATGGGCCCGGAGAATACAAGCTTGGAATCAGATGTAGATTACTACCGGTCACTGGCCAAGAGAGTCCGCCAGCACGTCCTCAGAATGACCCATCGTGCTAAGAGCGCTCATGTTGGGACGTCTTTCTCGATGGTGGAGCTTTTGGCGGTTCTTTATGGAGGCGTGCTGCGGGTCGACCCGGTACACCCCACCTGGGACGAGCGCGACCGCTTCATCCTGAGCAAGGGGCATGGATGTGCCGGCCTGTACGCCGTTCTCGCCGAATGTGGCTTCATTCCACTCGCGTGGCTGGATGATTTCTGTAAGGACGGCGCGCGCCTGGCGGGCCATGTCACCCATACGGGGGTTCCGGGCGTGGAGGTCTCTACCGGCTCATTAGGGCATGGGCTTTCGATTGCGTGCGGGATTGCCTTGGCGGGCAAGCGGGACGAACGGCAATATCGGGTCTTTACTCTCCTGAGCGACGGGGAGTGTGACGAGGGCTCTACCTGGGAGGCGGTGCTGTTCGCGCCTCATCACAGGCTGGACAACCTGGTTGTCATTGTGGATTACAACAAGATCCAAAGCCTTGGAACGGTGAAAGAGGTTCTTGACCTTGATCCCTTCGGGGCCAAATGGGAGGCCTTTGGATGGGCGGTACAAGAGATCGACGGTCACGATTTCGAGCAGATCGAAGGCGCGCTGGAAGCGGTTCCGTTTGAACCGGGCCGCCCAAGCTGCATCATCGCCCATACGGTCAAGGGCAAAGGGGTCAGCTTCATGGAGAACGAGCTCCTTTGGCATTACCGCTCCCCGGATGATGAGGAGCTGGCGAGGGCGCTCGCGGAGGTGGGAGGGCAAGAATGA
- a CDS encoding NAD(P)-dependent oxidoreductase, with the protein MRVFLTGATGFIGSHVARLLVAEGCEVYALVRPGSNLWRIEDIVPLLQVVPYDLFEKEELEAELSRIRPELCLHLAWYAEPGKYLASRENIRLLNASLNLATLLESLGCKRFVSAGTCFEYDTSLGYLSETTPTAPSSIYAASKLALHLVLEQIAGASSMSVAWIRLFYQYGPYEHERRLVSSVTRSLLRNQVAEATLGEQVRDFLHVEDVALAAWAVARSGLSGPVNIGSGEPVTVREIVTTIGAVLNRPELIALGALPDRASDPPFVCADNRRLVENTGWAPRYGLEEGLGHTVAWWQAHLRSCLVRA; encoded by the coding sequence GTGCGTGTGTTTCTTACAGGAGCCACGGGCTTTATAGGTTCGCATGTTGCGAGGCTTTTGGTAGCGGAAGGCTGTGAAGTTTACGCACTCGTTCGGCCCGGCAGCAATCTCTGGCGGATAGAGGATATTGTTCCGTTACTGCAAGTAGTTCCGTACGACCTGTTCGAAAAAGAGGAGTTGGAGGCTGAGTTGTCGAGGATTCGGCCCGAGCTATGCCTCCATCTGGCATGGTATGCAGAGCCGGGCAAATACCTGGCGAGCCGGGAAAACATCAGGCTCTTGAACGCAAGCTTGAATCTAGCAACGTTGTTGGAGAGCCTTGGCTGCAAGAGGTTCGTATCGGCGGGAACATGTTTCGAGTACGATACCAGCCTGGGCTATCTTTCCGAAACCACCCCGACCGCTCCAAGTAGTATCTATGCCGCCAGCAAGTTGGCTTTGCACCTCGTGCTGGAGCAAATCGCAGGCGCCTCGAGTATGAGCGTCGCCTGGATTCGCCTGTTCTATCAATATGGTCCGTACGAGCATGAGAGACGCTTAGTGTCCTCTGTCACCCGCTCGTTGTTGCGCAATCAGGTGGCGGAGGCGACTTTAGGTGAACAAGTGAGGGATTTTCTCCACGTTGAAGACGTGGCGTTGGCCGCATGGGCGGTTGCCCGGAGCGGTCTCTCGGGCCCCGTCAATATTGGTTCAGGAGAGCCCGTCACCGTCCGGGAGATCGTCACCACCATTGGGGCCGTTCTCAATCGGCCGGAGCTGATCGCTCTTGGCGCCCTGCCGGATAGAGCATCCGACCCGCCTTTCGTATGCGCCGATAACCGTCGTCTGGTGGAAAACACGGGATGGGCTCCCCGCTACGGTCTGGAGGAGGGGTTGGGCCATACGGTTGCCTGGTGGCAGGCACACCTTCGGTCTTGCTTGGTCCGTGCTTGA
- a CDS encoding oligosaccharide flippase family protein — protein MSGGLFEAEASLASWALGEMKNISRLSKNIVYNFFGQGLLLLLGFVAVKYVFKHLGEDALGIIYFTLTMNSVLCTVLELGISTTTVREVSAHFNDEPEYIRDLIRTASLFYWGGFLLLAVLVYFGAPFLVEKWINLESMDTATATLVLQIMGISALVGLPRTLYMSLFRGLQRMEFNNIIDVAATALQQFGIILILVMGGALLHVVYWIAASFGICILFYVLAVQRFFSWRALVPGYYPSVVRRNIRYSSSMTSISLFSMVHLQADKLIVSKLLPIGLFGYYGFASSVISKSRFLTSAVSLAAFPSFSSLFKESDRATMMSQYRKLHDFLCFGTVFVFAAIPFATLPLFGYLFNPEVAETLLLPVTFLTIGYYMNATLYVPYVFSLAVGKPGISARSNFYALFVVLPVTAALIYHFGLAGAGFSWVFYHLFAYSYAIPRICSQCLEIPAGQWYLHVFKILGLIGATYGIAWLFVASGGTYSVSVLAVAYAAASLAFLVCSYLMIGGELRVTLLRLSQVLRMRRAEIV, from the coding sequence TTGTCAGGGGGGCTTTTTGAGGCGGAAGCTTCCTTAGCGTCGTGGGCCTTAGGCGAGATGAAAAATATCTCCAGACTCTCAAAGAATATCGTCTACAACTTTTTCGGCCAGGGGCTGCTCCTTCTCCTCGGCTTTGTCGCCGTCAAGTATGTATTCAAACATTTGGGCGAGGACGCGCTCGGGATCATCTACTTCACGCTCACCATGAACAGCGTCCTGTGCACCGTGCTAGAGCTGGGGATCAGCACCACTACGGTCCGGGAGGTATCCGCTCATTTCAATGACGAACCGGAATACATTCGAGACCTTATCCGCACGGCCTCTTTATTTTATTGGGGTGGATTCCTCCTGCTTGCGGTGCTGGTCTATTTCGGCGCCCCTTTTCTTGTTGAGAAATGGATCAACTTGGAGTCGATGGACACGGCCACGGCAACACTGGTTTTGCAGATCATGGGGATATCGGCGTTGGTCGGCTTGCCTCGAACTCTTTACATGAGCCTTTTTCGCGGCCTGCAGCGGATGGAGTTCAACAACATCATAGACGTCGCAGCCACGGCGCTCCAGCAATTTGGGATCATCTTGATATTAGTAATGGGAGGAGCCCTCCTCCACGTTGTCTATTGGATCGCGGCGTCGTTCGGCATTTGCATTTTGTTTTACGTTCTTGCCGTGCAACGGTTCTTTTCGTGGCGGGCGCTCGTGCCGGGCTACTACCCCTCCGTTGTCAGAAGAAACATCAGGTACTCTTCCAGTATGACGTCGATTTCCCTGTTCTCCATGGTGCACTTGCAGGCGGACAAGCTGATTGTGAGCAAGCTTCTGCCCATAGGCCTCTTCGGGTATTACGGTTTCGCCTCCAGTGTTATTTCGAAGTCGAGGTTCCTGACCAGCGCCGTTTCTCTAGCCGCCTTCCCCTCCTTTTCTTCCCTCTTCAAGGAGAGTGACCGAGCTACCATGATGTCGCAATACCGAAAATTACATGATTTTCTCTGCTTTGGAACGGTCTTCGTCTTTGCGGCGATCCCCTTCGCGACGTTGCCTCTTTTTGGATATTTGTTTAACCCTGAGGTCGCCGAGACACTTTTGCTCCCCGTAACTTTCCTAACCATCGGCTACTATATGAACGCAACGTTGTACGTGCCCTATGTTTTCTCCCTTGCGGTTGGCAAGCCGGGAATTTCGGCGAGGTCTAACTTCTATGCGCTGTTCGTCGTCCTTCCGGTCACGGCGGCTTTGATCTATCACTTTGGGCTGGCCGGCGCGGGCTTTTCGTGGGTCTTCTACCACCTCTTTGCGTATTCATATGCTATTCCCCGGATTTGCTCTCAATGCCTGGAAATTCCGGCAGGGCAGTGGTATCTCCATGTGTTTAAGATTCTGGGTCTGATCGGTGCCACATACGGAATTGCGTGGCTCTTTGTGGCATCCGGCGGCACATACAGCGTGTCGGTCTTAGCTGTGGCTTATGCTGCCGCCTCCCTTGCCTTTCTCGTCTGCTCATATCTAATGATTGGTGGAGAGCTTCGGGTGACTTTGTTGAGGCTCTCACAGGTCTTGAGAATGAGAAGAGCGGAGATTGTCTAA
- a CDS encoding glycosyltransferase family 2 protein codes for MKKVSIVIPTRNRAHLLDYALRSALNQTYRNLEIIVCDNDSSDNTKEVVESYGNNNLIYIRTDKALSMPDNWDFALLKATGEYITYLTDDSYLLPNTITTVMNELDKYNADVAVWKHSAYFAHDWLEPARRNLLYIPKVTFKSYLMNSKLSLQRLFDNDESVSTIIPKTLNSLCHRSIVENTVRVQNRFFLPSCPDYSSAASVMLHVPKYLLIDQALYIDGVTSSSIGATKSFNIGESAQKFIQEFDEGISEVAFLKIPVSPAVIGKSLERVTSYYLDTCPEINIKNLLCSISDRLVKVEVNGADVKAYWKLLNDYIAIQPRETRFATAKQKWLSRLKWMMVKKIRSSSSLEWIEKVRSLHILKGSDYNFTNIEESARVVALRGGK; via the coding sequence ATGAAAAAAGTATCGATTGTTATTCCGACTCGCAATAGGGCTCACCTTCTAGACTATGCCTTGAGAAGCGCTCTAAATCAAACGTACAGAAATCTAGAGATTATAGTGTGTGACAATGATTCAAGCGATAATACGAAAGAAGTAGTGGAATCATACGGAAATAACAACCTCATTTACATTCGGACCGACAAAGCCTTATCAATGCCAGACAATTGGGATTTCGCTCTTCTGAAGGCGACCGGGGAGTATATAACATATCTAACAGATGACTCATATCTCCTACCAAATACTATTACGACTGTTATGAATGAGTTGGATAAATATAATGCAGATGTCGCTGTCTGGAAACACAGCGCCTATTTCGCGCATGATTGGCTGGAGCCCGCGAGAAGGAACTTATTATACATCCCCAAGGTAACCTTTAAATCTTACTTAATGAACAGCAAATTAAGTTTGCAGAGACTATTCGATAATGATGAATCAGTATCCACAATTATTCCAAAAACTTTAAACTCGCTATGTCATCGGTCAATCGTTGAGAATACAGTTCGTGTTCAGAATCGGTTTTTCTTGCCCTCTTGTCCTGATTATTCTTCAGCAGCAAGCGTAATGTTACATGTCCCAAAATATTTACTCATAGATCAGGCCTTGTATATAGACGGTGTGACCAGCTCAAGCATCGGCGCAACCAAGAGTTTCAATATAGGGGAGAGCGCCCAGAAGTTTATCCAAGAATTTGACGAAGGAATAAGCGAGGTCGCTTTCCTGAAAATTCCCGTATCCCCCGCTGTTATTGGCAAAAGCCTGGAAAGAGTTACGAGCTACTATTTAGACACCTGCCCGGAGATCAACATAAAGAACTTACTCTGCAGTATAAGCGACCGGCTTGTGAAGGTAGAAGTAAATGGAGCCGATGTGAAAGCTTATTGGAAGCTACTCAATGACTATATAGCTATTCAACCGAGAGAGACAAGATTTGCGACAGCAAAGCAGAAGTGGCTATCTAGATTAAAATGGATGATGGTTAAGAAGATTCGCTCATCTAGCTCGTTAGAATGGATTGAAAAGGTTAGGAGTCTTCATATTTTAAAGGGAAGCGATTATAATTTCACTAATATCGAAGAGAGTGCAAGAGTAGTCGCTCTGAGGGGGGGCAAGTAA
- a CDS encoding dTDP-4-dehydrorhamnose 3,5-epimerase family protein, which yields MIEGVQVIPLKRIPDERGTIYHMLRCNDPHFSQFGEIYFSTVYPGVVKGWHRHREMTLNYACPFGSIKLVLYDEREGSPTKGELMEVFLGTDNYSLVIIPPEVWNGFKGMSDPHAIVANACTHPHDPSHSTRMDPFENHIPYDWGVNHH from the coding sequence ATGATCGAGGGCGTGCAGGTAATTCCACTGAAACGCATCCCCGACGAGCGGGGCACCATCTACCACATGCTCAGGTGCAACGATCCACACTTCAGCCAGTTTGGTGAGATTTACTTCTCCACGGTCTATCCCGGCGTGGTCAAGGGCTGGCACCGTCACCGGGAGATGACGCTCAACTACGCCTGCCCCTTCGGGAGCATCAAGCTGGTGCTCTACGACGAGCGGGAAGGAAGTCCCACGAAAGGCGAGCTCATGGAAGTTTTTCTAGGGACGGATAATTACTCGCTGGTCATCATCCCGCCCGAAGTGTGGAACGGCTTCAAGGGAATGAGCGATCCGCACGCCATTGTTGCCAACGCCTGCACCCATCCGCACGACCCATCGCACAGCACGCGGATGGATCCATTCGAGAATCATATTCCATATGATTGGGGCGTCAATCATCATTAA
- a CDS encoding cephalosporin hydroxylase family protein, whose protein sequence is MSEDRLRSLGNKIQVKLPDGIAEIDIYTEEGYQILSNLWTRSGWQRKISYELTWLGIPIIQLPEDILMMQELIYKVRPDTIIETGTAHGGTAIFYASILDLLGKGQVISIDIEIRKYNRLAIQSHPMSKRISLIEGSSTDETVVDRVRGMIGPSDKVLVALDSNHTYAHVRRELEKYGPLVTPGSYIVVFDGVMEMVSDAPNGSPEWATDNPTSAIRDFLAEHDEFEVDPYYNRMGVTYCQGGFLRRKLP, encoded by the coding sequence ATGAGCGAGGACAGATTGCGATCCTTGGGCAATAAGATTCAAGTCAAACTGCCCGATGGGATTGCGGAAATTGATATTTACACGGAAGAAGGCTACCAAATATTGTCGAACCTTTGGACGCGTTCGGGCTGGCAGCGCAAGATTTCTTATGAGTTAACCTGGTTAGGGATCCCTATCATCCAGCTTCCTGAGGATATCCTCATGATGCAGGAGCTGATTTACAAGGTTAGACCTGATACGATTATAGAGACAGGAACGGCACACGGTGGGACGGCTATCTTCTACGCATCCATCCTTGATTTGCTGGGAAAAGGTCAAGTCATCTCGATAGACATCGAGATTCGCAAATATAATCGTCTAGCCATTCAATCTCACCCTATGAGCAAGCGCATAAGCCTCATTGAAGGCAGCTCGACCGACGAGACGGTAGTGGATCGGGTTCGGGGGATGATTGGCCCTTCGGACAAAGTGCTGGTGGCGCTGGATTCCAACCACACATACGCTCATGTGCGCCGGGAGCTAGAGAAATACGGACCCCTGGTCACGCCGGGCAGTTACATTGTCGTCTTTGACGGTGTGATGGAGATGGTGAGTGATGCGCCGAACGGCTCTCCAGAATGGGCCACCGACAATCCAACCTCAGCCATCCGGGACTTTCTGGCCGAGCATGATGAGTTCGAGGTGGATCCATACTACAACAGGATGGGGGTGACGTATTGTCAGGGGGGCTTTTTGAGGCGGAAGCTTCCTTAG
- a CDS encoding sugar transferase, whose translation MIKRAFDFLISLLGLLALSPVLSILALLIKLSSPGPVFYRGVRVGRYGKPFRILKFRTMVVDAERIGGSSTPEDDPRITTVGRFLRKYKLDELPQLINVFKGDMSFVGPRPQVPWAVELYTEEEKALLSVRPGITDYASIRFSKEADILRGSGDPDREYLEKIAPEKIRLGLEYVRNHSLLVDIKIILATFWALMRGNSGWVSAMPKSSDGSVENAHRQEVA comes from the coding sequence ATGATAAAAAGGGCGTTTGACTTCCTGATTTCCCTTCTAGGCCTTCTCGCTCTATCACCAGTTCTCTCGATTTTAGCCTTGTTGATTAAGCTCTCCTCGCCTGGGCCGGTATTCTACCGCGGCGTACGGGTTGGACGGTATGGCAAGCCGTTTCGAATTTTAAAGTTCCGAACAATGGTCGTGGATGCCGAGCGGATTGGAGGATCGTCTACCCCAGAGGATGACCCGCGTATTACAACCGTTGGACGCTTCTTGCGCAAGTACAAACTAGATGAGCTGCCTCAGCTTATCAACGTTTTCAAGGGTGACATGAGCTTCGTTGGCCCCAGACCACAAGTGCCGTGGGCCGTTGAGCTTTACACGGAAGAGGAGAAAGCCTTGTTGAGCGTGCGGCCTGGGATCACGGACTATGCGTCCATCCGGTTCAGCAAAGAGGCTGATATATTGCGCGGAAGCGGTGATCCGGACAGGGAGTATCTTGAGAAAATAGCGCCTGAGAAGATCAGGCTTGGCTTGGAGTATGTAAGAAACCACTCCCTCCTGGTGGATATTAAAATCATCCTGGCCACTTTCTGGGCCCTAATGAGGGGAAATTCCGGATGGGTATCTGCAATGCCAAAAAGCTCGGATGGGTCCGTCGAGAACGCCCATCGACAAGAGGTAGCCTGA
- a CDS encoding class I SAM-dependent methyltransferase, which yields MTAVTLERRKEEERELHDKLRGDHVDESRYLTNKKFYSIASSNRRFVEDWLKERCEGKKVLDYCCGNGQTAIFCAEAGADSWGIDISPVSIENAEELASERGVKGKTKFLVMDGEAMEFPDAFFDLVVVHGVLHHLDLEKAYSELARILKPEGEIISTEALRHNIFIHLYRKITPHLRTAWEVDHILGKKDIEKAREYFHKVDVVKFFYLATIAAIPFRNFPNFYFLRRILEAVDSVLLRLPVLKWQAWMAVFVLSHPKRATPL from the coding sequence ATGACAGCCGTTACGCTTGAGAGAAGGAAAGAAGAAGAGAGGGAGCTACACGATAAGCTCAGGGGCGACCATGTGGACGAGAGCCGTTACTTAACCAACAAGAAATTCTACTCTATCGCATCAAGCAATAGAAGGTTTGTAGAAGACTGGTTGAAGGAGCGGTGCGAGGGCAAAAAGGTACTGGATTACTGTTGTGGAAACGGGCAGACAGCGATTTTCTGTGCGGAGGCTGGAGCCGACTCCTGGGGGATCGATATATCGCCGGTCTCAATTGAAAATGCAGAGGAGCTGGCCAGTGAGAGGGGCGTTAAAGGTAAAACTAAATTTCTTGTTATGGATGGTGAGGCAATGGAGTTTCCCGACGCCTTCTTTGACCTCGTAGTGGTCCACGGGGTGCTCCACCATCTCGACCTGGAAAAGGCTTACTCTGAGTTAGCCCGCATTCTCAAACCCGAAGGCGAAATCATTTCCACCGAAGCGCTTCGTCATAATATATTTATCCACTTGTATAGAAAGATTACTCCTCATTTGAGGACCGCCTGGGAGGTGGACCACATCTTGGGAAAGAAGGATATTGAGAAGGCGAGGGAATATTTTCACAAGGTGGATGTCGTTAAATTCTTTTACCTGGCTACTATTGCAGCAATTCCTTTCCGGAATTTTCCGAATTTCTATTTTTTACGAAGGATCCTGGAGGCCGTGGATTCGGTCTTGTTGAGGCTTCCTGTTCTCAAATGGCAGGCGTGGATGGCGGTGTTTGTGCTCTCTCACCCGAAAAGGGCGACTCCCCTATAA
- a CDS encoding oligosaccharide repeat unit polymerase: MSKTAMSLPVVSMKYCSSLGQVDMASVNSAVLNRSRTFRENIVLLFCLAAFVVVLTQTGIELYVPAVFGSFVLILLFQKILLDASLSFLYMTVPSFFLLLYLVLMSIPSMIIFPTMQPPTKYTYFLAIQSVLVTFPIGVMLANLHVQNPSKNIRGYLHSKLEKTEQDRLFLPFFKLFIISSIPIMVLYFLYSKHVQLIEVAKVYPTLIEKEALRFTANELPKIIHFLFEMLRRFILPFCMLYAFFMALVYKSKWKITFSMLFFSTLVVSMLTLDRAPPAAVFFMIIIAYILARNKSIFGAFNIKLILIFAIASMLGGAISILQYQSDYYWDVFVNNVWYFTSYRLLQDPSYMASLAFENFNEGTGFLYGKAIRLFSVLLNFEYVESLDFAIPLAAAPVSFIGDLWRNWAWPGVIIGSICLGYLYQLIQLKLFTTKNVTSLTIYVIILTQSVWILYGNLLGIMSVTVFSISIFFGLLNNRRTKSYRHRYHIMSVKSSAF; encoded by the coding sequence TTGTCTAAAACAGCAATGTCTTTGCCAGTTGTAAGCATGAAATATTGCTCTTCCTTGGGGCAAGTTGATATGGCCAGCGTAAACAGCGCTGTGCTGAATAGATCAAGGACCTTCAGAGAGAACATTGTCCTGTTGTTTTGCCTGGCGGCATTTGTGGTTGTATTAACACAGACAGGCATTGAGCTTTACGTGCCCGCAGTTTTCGGTTCGTTCGTATTGATTTTGCTTTTTCAAAAAATATTGTTGGATGCTTCATTGAGCTTTTTGTATATGACAGTACCGTCATTTTTTCTGCTCCTTTACCTTGTCCTGATGTCAATTCCTTCGATGATAATTTTCCCCACAATGCAGCCCCCCACAAAATATACTTACTTTTTAGCAATTCAAAGTGTTCTAGTCACGTTTCCAATTGGAGTGATGTTAGCCAACCTTCACGTTCAAAACCCTTCGAAGAACATTAGAGGATATTTACACTCAAAGCTTGAAAAGACCGAGCAGGACCGTTTATTTCTTCCTTTCTTCAAATTGTTCATCATCTCGTCTATACCAATAATGGTGCTCTATTTCTTATATTCAAAACATGTTCAATTAATAGAAGTAGCTAAAGTATATCCAACTCTAATTGAGAAAGAAGCGTTAAGATTCACAGCAAATGAGCTGCCCAAGATTATCCACTTCCTATTTGAGATGCTTCGCAGGTTTATTTTGCCCTTTTGTATGTTATACGCATTCTTCATGGCATTGGTATACAAGTCTAAATGGAAAATAACATTCTCGATGTTATTCTTTTCAACCCTGGTCGTTAGTATGTTGACATTGGATAGAGCTCCCCCAGCTGCCGTGTTTTTCATGATTATAATAGCGTATATTCTGGCAAGGAACAAATCAATCTTTGGCGCATTTAATATTAAATTAATTCTGATTTTTGCGATCGCCTCCATGTTGGGAGGAGCTATTTCAATATTGCAATATCAGTCAGATTACTATTGGGATGTGTTTGTAAATAATGTTTGGTACTTTACGTCCTATAGGTTACTACAAGACCCATCTTATATGGCGTCTCTCGCATTTGAGAATTTTAATGAAGGAACCGGATTCTTATATGGAAAAGCCATACGGTTATTTTCGGTATTGCTAAATTTTGAATATGTGGAGAGCCTTGACTTTGCTATACCGCTGGCCGCCGCCCCTGTCAGTTTCATCGGGGATTTGTGGAGGAACTGGGCGTGGCCTGGTGTAATTATTGGTTCGATATGCCTGGGATATCTATACCAGCTAATTCAGTTAAAATTATTTACCACCAAAAATGTGACAAGTTTAACGATTTACGTAATAATACTTACCCAATCTGTCTGGATACTATATGGTAATTTATTGGGAATTATGTCAGTGACGGTTTTTTCAATATCGATATTCTTTGGTTTATTAAATAATAGACGTACAAAATCATATAGACATCGATATCACATAATGAGTGTGAAATCGAGTGCCTTTTAA
- a CDS encoding glycosyltransferase family 2 protein: protein MFIGQCLESIIRNDYPKDRLEILVVDGMSDDGTRAILESYAQNYSFISLLDNPKKITPAALNTGIRNAKGEVIIRMDAHAELEKDYISLSVEALDKYGADNVGGNMKTLPQEDGLIGRAIVFSISHRFGVGNSYFRINSTEPRWVDTVFGGCYRRELFDRVGLFNENLPRSQDIEFNLRLKKAGGRTLLVPDIVSYYYPRSNIKSFWKHNVMNGVWAILPFVHSEVIPVRWRHLVPLAFVLGLLSSAALALVSPLGPWPLLGILGAYGVANLVASAHVAQRENDIRFLPLMPAIFSCLHLGYGLGSLLGIFKAIAHMLSRERLAELRTSS from the coding sequence ATGTTTATAGGCCAGTGCCTGGAGTCGATCATCAGGAACGATTACCCAAAGGATCGGCTGGAGATTCTCGTCGTGGATGGGATGAGTGATGATGGGACCAGGGCGATTCTTGAATCCTATGCTCAAAACTATTCCTTCATCAGCCTCCTAGACAACCCCAAGAAGATAACCCCGGCGGCGCTCAACACGGGGATCAGGAACGCGAAGGGCGAGGTAATTATCCGTATGGACGCCCACGCAGAGCTGGAAAAGGATTATATCTCGCTAAGCGTTGAGGCTCTTGACAAGTATGGGGCTGACAATGTGGGCGGAAACATGAAGACCCTTCCGCAAGAAGATGGGCTAATAGGCAGAGCGATTGTTTTTAGCATAAGCCACCGGTTTGGTGTGGGGAATTCATATTTTAGGATTAACTCGACTGAACCGAGGTGGGTCGATACTGTGTTTGGTGGATGCTACAGAAGGGAGCTCTTTGATCGGGTCGGCCTGTTCAATGAAAATCTCCCGAGAAGTCAGGATATTGAGTTTAACCTCAGGCTCAAGAAGGCCGGAGGACGGACCCTGCTGGTGCCGGATATTGTGAGCTACTACTATCCGCGATCGAACATAAAATCGTTTTGGAAGCACAATGTGATGAACGGTGTCTGGGCGATCCTGCCGTTTGTACACAGCGAGGTGATTCCCGTCCGATGGCGCCACCTCGTGCCGCTGGCCTTTGTCCTTGGGCTTTTAAGCTCGGCCGCCCTGGCCTTGGTCTCACCGCTTGGCCCGTGGCCGCTGCTCGGCATCTTGGGGGCGTATGGCGTAGCCAACTTGGTCGCCTCCGCCCATGTGGCCCAAAGAGAAAATGACATTCGTTTTCTCCCGCTGATGCCTGCGATCTTCAGCTGTTTGCATCTGGGTTATGGTCTTGGGAGCCTTTTGGGAATATTCAAGGCCATCGCTCACATGCTTTCCAGGGAAAGACTGGCCGAGCTAAGGACCTCGTCCTGA